One genomic region from Populus nigra chromosome 8, ddPopNigr1.1, whole genome shotgun sequence encodes:
- the LOC133700897 gene encoding dirigent protein 19-like gives MYTIDHSHTIMSTKARVFSTIVSQSILLTLLSSFVTGENQDFVRSLDRKLYGLKKEKLTHFRVYWHDIYSAPNPTAMPIVRPPSNTSATLFGSISMIDDPLTEKPELSSKLIGRAQGFYGSAGQEETALLMAMNFVFLQGKYNGSTISILGRNHVFSKVREMPVIGGSGLFRFARGYAQASTHSFDLKSGDAVVEYNVFVLHY, from the coding sequence ATGTACACTATTGATCATAGCCACACAATAATGTCAACTAAGGCTAGAGTTTTCTCTACTATAGTTTCTCAATCCATCCTCCTCACCCTCCTCTCTTCCTTTGTCACCGGAGAAAACCAAGATTTTGTCAGAAGCCTAGACCGCAAGCTATATGGgttgaagaaagaaaagctaACGCATTTTCGTGTGTATTGGCATGACATTTATAGTGCCCCCAACCCTACAGCCATGCCCATAGTGAGACCACCTTCCAACACATCAGCAACTCTTTTCGGTTCTATAAGCATGATCGATGATCCATTGACAGAAAAGCCAGAACTAAGCTCGAAATTGATAGGAAGAGCTCAAGGGTTTTATGGATCAGCAGGACAAGAAGAAACTGCCCTTTTGATGGCCATGAACTTTGTTTTCCTTCAAGGCAAGTACAATGGTAGCACCATTAGCATACTAGGGAGGAACCATGTTTTTTCCAAGGTGAGAGAGATGCCGGTGATCGGAGGCAGTGGGCTTTTCCGGTTTGCCAGAGGATATGCTCAGGCCAGTACTCACAGTTTTGATCTAAAATCTGGTGATGCTGTCGTTGAGTATAATGTCTTTGTATTGCACTATTGA
- the LOC133701148 gene encoding uncharacterized protein LOC133701148 produces MGSFIGHVLPGMAFFILGLWHLFNHIKFYSLRPTSYISSPWFPTTKLRYLELYLIMLGSSISISMELFIGPEKHHPFDVDGTIPSNHLRNFEHSLISMSFFVYATFAILLDKISSEAQRGLTHILGALAFGQQLLMFHLHSTDHKGLEGQYHLLLQNVVVISLATALMGIGLPKSFLVSFVRSVCILFQGVWFVVMGFMLWTPGLIPKGCSLYNDDGHKIVRCTSEEALHRAKSLVNIQFGWFVIGITIFAITLYLAMVETYSKNVKYSSLAKEFEEIHEETSDIESLKKNKLEDSKSLLVERGFAPFDMER; encoded by the coding sequence ATGGGCAGTTTTATAGGGCATGTCTTACCAGGCATGGCTTTCTTTATACTAGGTTTATGGCATCTCTTTAACCACATCAAGTTTTATTCTCTACGACCAACCTCTTACATTTCCTCTCCATGGTTCCCCACCACAAAACTAAGGTATTTGGAGCTCTATCTGATCATGTTAGGGAGCTCCATTTCCATATCAATGGAGCTCTTCATCGGGCCAGAAAAACATCATCCATTTGATGTTGATGGGACTATACCATCAAACCATCTCCGAAACTTTGAACACTCCTTAATATCAATGTCTTTCTTCGTCTATGCAACGTTTGCTATACTTCTTGATAAAATTAGTTCTGAAGCTCAACGTGGTCTAACACACATTTTAGGAGCATTAGCCTTTGGCCAACAGCTCCTCATGTTCCACCTCCACTCAACTGACCACAAAGGTCTTGAAGGCCAATACCATCTACTTCTACAAAATGTTGTAGTCATTTCCTTGGCCACCGCTCTTATGGGAATTGGCCTCCCTAAGAGTTTCTTGGTTAGCTTTGTTAGGTCCGTTTGTATATTGTTCCAAGGTGTATGGTTCGTAGTCATGGGGTTTATGTTATGGACCCCAGGGTTGATTCCTAAGGGCTGCTCACTTTACAATGATGATGGTCACAAAATAGTAAGATGCACTAGCGAAGAGGCCTTGCATCGTGCCAAATCACTAGTGAATATTCAATTTGGTTGGTTTGTCATCGGAATCACCATTTTCGCTATAACCTTGTATTTGGCCATGGTTGAAACATATAGCAAGAATGTCAAGTATTCATCATTggcaaaggaatttgaagagATACATGAAGAGACTAGCGACATTGAATCtctgaagaaaaacaaattagaggACTCGAAGAGTTTGCTTGTGGAAAGAGGGTTTGCCCCTTTTGACATGGAAAGGTAG
- the LOC133702230 gene encoding uncharacterized protein LOC133702230, protein MGTLVGHVAPGFAFLALGLWHLFSHIKLHAQQPNSYTSSPWFPTSRLRYLELFLIMLGSSISVSMELFIGPRNHQPFDTDGTIPSNHLHNFEHSSISVTFFVYAAFAILLDRIGPKAQYGLTQFLGALAFGQQLFLFHLHSADHMGVEGQYHLLLQIVIVVSLATALMGIGLRKSFMVSFVRSASITFQGVWFMVMGYALWTPSLIPKGCFLNLEEGHQVVRCHGEEALHRAKSLVNIQFSWLLIAIIIFVMSFYLFLVKLYGDEAEYSTLTKENLLYEEDSDDVESQKGSKVGEKKSFMEIGRGFVPIDMER, encoded by the coding sequence ATGGGTACTTTAGTGGGTCATGTGGCTCCGGGCTTTGCCTTCCTTGCTCTTGGTTTATGGCACCTCTTTAGCCATATCAAACTCCATGCTCAACAACCAAACTCCTACACATCCTCTCCATGGTTCCCTACTTCAAGATTAAGGTACTTGGAGCTCTTTCTCATCATGTTAGGCAGCTCTATTTCTGTATCCATGGAGCTCTTTATTGGTCCTAGAAATCACCAACCATTTGATACTGATGGAACCATACCATCAAACCACCTTCACAACTTTGAGCACTCCTCGATATCAGTTACTTTCTTTGTTTATGCGGCCTTTGCTATTCTTCTTGATAGAATTGGGCCTAAAGCACAGTATGGTCTAACACAATTTCTTGGCGCATTAGCCTTTGGTCAACAACTTTTCCTCTTCCACCTTCACTCAGCAGATCACATGGGAGTTGAAGGCCAGTACCACTTGCTTCTACAAATTGTCATAGTTGTTTCTCTAGCCACCGCTCTCATGGGGATCGGTCTCCGGAAAAGTTTCATGGTTAGCTTTGTTAGGTCAGCTAGTATTACGTTCCAAGGAGTTTGGTTCATGGTCATGGGCTATGCATTATGGACCCCTTCATTGATTCCTAAAGGTTGCTTCCTTAACTTAGAAGAAGGACATCAAGTGGTTAGATGCCATGGTGAAGAGGCTTTGCATCGTGCTAAATCACTCGTTAATATTCAATTTAGCTGGTTGCTGATTGCGATCATTATTTTTGTGATGTCCTTTTATTTGTTCTTGGTCAAGTTATATGGTGACGAGGCTGAGTACTCAACATTGACAAAGGAAAACTTGCTGTATGAAGAAGACTCGGATGATGTTGAATCACAAAAGGGTAGCAAAGTTGGTGAAAAGAAGAGCTTTATGGAAATTGGAAGAGGCTTTGTACCAATAGACATGGAAAGGTAA
- the LOC133700588 gene encoding uncharacterized protein LOC133700588, with translation MLLSLVQTIYTSPFQSKTLTRFNSVIKSTTLLPKSLFPTFDCPSKTLSRLFFNGNTRDRKLTVGASFTVHASLIEAPVLWVGRLCIFYALLKAGLAGSEANPLVSGLGGGGGGGGGESGDLGFSKWIEAIQGKPDKEAADKRKLVSKWHPTTKGTLRRNYRVPSKSEGQRRLKAIAALLSEDDYFVDATSHKGCQIRRESAHGESVCCNNVRALFDELPTPHLLVEITAFPAGPLTEKDYVKAEKLERVLRSGPSI, from the exons ATGCTACTCTCACTTGTCCAAACAATTTACACATCACCTTTTCAATCCAAAACGCTAACCCGCTTCAACAGTGTCATAAAGTCCACAACTTTGTTGCCAAAATCACTCTTTCCCACCTTTGACTGCCCATCAAAAACCCTTTCAAGACTGTTTTTTAATGGCAATACAAGAGATAGAAAGTTGACAGTTGGTGCTAGCTTTACTGTCCATGCTTCTTTGATTGAGGCTCCAGTTTTATGGGTTGGTAGGCTTTGTATCTTTTATGCACTGTTAAAGGCTGGTTTAGCTGGATCAGAGGCTAACCCACTTGTTTCTG GtttgggtggtggtggtggtggtggtggtggtgaatctGGTGACCTGGGGTTTTCTAAGTGGATTGAGGCCATACAAGGCAAACCAG ATAAAGAAGCAGCTGACAAAAGGAAATTGGTAAGCAAATGGCATCCCACAACTAAGGGTACACTCAGAAGGAACTATAGGGTGCCTTCCAAATCCGAAGGGCAGCGGCGCCTTAAAGCAATTGCAGCTTTGCTATCCGAAGATGATTACTTTGTAGATGCAACTTCTCACAAG GGCTGTCAAATTAGGAGGGAGAGTGCTCATGGTGAGAGTGTGTGCTGCAACAATGTTAGGGCTCTCTTTGATGAACTCCCAACCCCACATTTGCTTGTGGAAATTACAGCTTTTCCTGCTGGGCCTCTTACAGAGAAGGATTACGTCAAGGCCGAGAAATTAGAGAGGGTTCTCAGATCTGGTCCTTCCATTTGA
- the LOC133700587 gene encoding uncharacterized protein LOC133700587 — MTATSASSSASTTSGPKVSLFAAKSGFVIPKNKLSGSLVPIFKGGKKPGSNDAVNGESTNQVQRKTKWGPDLTQDPDVRRGRALAYQTRVDQIVQQLKSEISEPGGDRDSHEPNELEDLKSLSPLIQNKNSELLELEKQEAIGEILKLNPTYKVPPGYKPLLKETTVPIPVKEYPGYNFIALIFGHGSETQKRLEKETGAKILVHGTTAHTGEKVEISSSDGTETQVVYEELSVLVTADTFEKVDAAVVLIELLLASVSGNLADNANVSQNQEASTPFMVSTLVNQGVFPPVTPQQGQFQYQNSWFPAATPQAHVHQPSGLISPQTSSAPILNNPVHVQSSSFNSPTMPSLFGPRPVQAFSNPYLPRNFPMPAPQPQFTGSLPQPIGPSSVARPLLLQPLSSGPTGPPPDRPLGPSGFSSGWPGAPSSVPASLGLGNMGQTTPSMVPPPGPRHAVPQLGFPSPAAPPNAASMNRPTTAPTFTSVPRPQVGPSSAPTPIQSSLGTPLPNSSTTPVFGSAPISSPMMPASQATLQTGVVGAFPVTTSNFAPIRSPTITNAKVQHSGTADFTFRPHHQQNPAPQIVPSFSSHHATQNGPLHRPLMQTITPQAPPFHMDVPNSTTQPGRHLFPRPQVGNQLGQVPFVGNPTGHSHHPRLPAFSNASPVGPPVMQMGSRNFSSTPHLPNLTGPLPPRPGNPMQLQQNYPAPIAPRGQSIALNQQPFISSASARPPSFQGGQQVYDPFSPTSVSAASQQQVGNLGKGRKPENDPEYEDLMASVGVK; from the exons ATGACTGCAACAAGTGCTTCATCCAGTGCATCGACAACTAGCGGTCCAAAGGTGTCTTTATTTGCTGCCAAGTCAGGGTTTGTTATCCCGAAAAACAAACTTTCAGGTTCATTGGTTCCTATCTTCAAAGGAGGTAAAAAACCAGGTAGTAATGATGCTGTGAATGGAGAAAGTACCAATCAGGTCCAGAGGAAAACGAAATGGGGTCCTGATTTAACACAAGATCCTGATGTTAGAAGGGGGAGAGCCTTGGCTTACCAG ACTCGAGTGGATCAAATTGTGCAACAGCTGAAATCAGAAATTTCAGAACCTGGGGGAGATAGAGACTCACATGAACCCAATGAGCTTGAAGATCTCAAATCTTTAAGTCCACTAATCCAAAATAAG AACTCTGAACTTTTGGAACTTGAAAAACAGGAAGCTATAG GTGAGATACTTAAGTTGAATCCAACCTACAAGGTACCACCTGGCTATAAGCCTTTGCTAAAAGAGACCACAGTTCCTATCCCT GTCAAGGAATATCCTGGATATAATTTTATTGCTCTAATATTTGGGCATGGAAGCGAGACTCAGAAGCGATTAGAAAAG GAAACTGGAGCCAAAATACTAGTACATGGTACCACAGCACATACAGGAGAGAAG GTTGAAATTTCTTCATCTGATGGCACTGAAACCCAGGTTGTGTATGAAGAGTTGAGTGTTCTTGTAACAGCGGACACATTTGAGAAAGTTGATGCAGCTGTTGTCCTGATTGAATTGCTACTCGCCTCAGTATCA GGAAATTTAGCAGATAATGCAAATGTTAGCCAAAACCAGGAGGCCTCTACTCCTTTCATGGTCTCTACCCTTGTAAACCAGGGAGTTTTTCCACCTGTAACTCCTCAACAAGGTCAGTTCCAATATCAAAATTCATGGTTCCCTGCTGCCACACCTCAAGCTCATGTACACCAGCCTTCAGGCTTAATTTCCCCCCAGACTTCTTCAGCACCAATTTTAAACAATCCTGTACATGTACagtcatcatctttcaattctcCAACCATGCCTTCTTTATTTGGGCCTCGGCCAGTGCAGGCCTTTTCAAATCCATATCTACCTAGAAACTTTCCCATGCCAGCTCCACAGCCTCAATTTACTGGTAGCCTGCCCCAACCAATAGGGCCGTCCTCTGTTGCAAGGCCATTATTACTTCAACCCCTGTCAAGCGGTCCAACAGGACCACCACCTGACAGGCCATTAGGTCCTTCGGGGTTCTCTTCTGGGTGGCCTGGAGCTCCTTCAAGTGTTCCAGCATCTTTAGGTTTAGGCAACATGGGACAAACAACTCCTTCTATGGTTCCTCCACCTGGTCCTAGGCATGCTGTACCACAGCTAGGTTTTCCATCCCCTGCAGCACCTCCAAATGCAGCTTCTATGAACCGTCCTACCACAGCCCCAACTTTTACTTCTGTTCCACGACCTCAAGTGGGACCTTCCTCTGCTCCTACCCCAATCCAATCTTCACTTGGTACGCCATTGCCTAATTCATCAACAACTCCGGTATTTGGTTCTGCACCAATTTCATCACCTATGATGCCTGCATCACAGGCAACTCTGCAGACAGGAGTTGTAGGAGCTTTTCCTGTAACTACCTCAAATTTTGCTCCCATAAGATCACCCACAATAACAAATGCAAAGGTGCAGCATTCAGGTACTGCTGATTTTACTTTCCGACCTCATCACCAGCAGAATCCAGCTCCTCAAATTGTTCCCAGCTTTAGCAGTCATCACGCTACTCAGAATGGCCCCCTTCATAGACCCTTGATGCAAACAATAACACCTCAAGCACCACCTTTCCACATGGATGTCCCTAACTCAACCACTCAACCTGGCAGGCATCTGTTTCCTAGACCACAGGTTGGCAACCAACTGGGTCAAGTTCCCTTTGTTGGAAATCCTACCGGTCACTCGCATCACCCCAGACTTCCAgcattttcaaatgcaagtCCAGTGGGACCACCGGTCATGCAGATGGGATCCCGGAACTTTAGCTCAACTCCCCACCTACCCAATTTAACAGGTCCTTTACCTCCCAGACCAGGAAACCCCATGCAACTTCAGCAAAATTATCCAGCTCCAATAGCTCCTCGAGGACAATCAATTGCTCTGAATCAGCAGCCTTTCATCTCCTCGGCATCTGCTAGACCACCTTCATTCCAGGGAGGGCAGCAGGTTTATGATCCATTTTCTCCCACTTCTGTTTCAGCTGCGTCTCAACAGCAAGTAGGTAATCTAGGAAAGGGGAGAAAGCCAGAGAACGATCCCGAGTATGAAGATTTGATGGCCTCGGTTGGAGTAAAATAA
- the LOC133700617 gene encoding uncharacterized protein LOC133700617 isoform X2 gives MSKTLESPRNHQTLKIIKSAITSRLLLLSLILLCRTLIDPYDTSSPLDPNCLSTDHQQQERHVIQFPRIGSAIEDSIVWDSVYFVRIAQCGYEYEQTYAFLPLLPACVVLLSRTVLVPLVSVIGHRAVLALAGYLVNNVAFVLAAVYFHRVSVIILKDPEAAFQASILFCFNPASIFYSSIYTESLYALLSLGGLYYLITGASNVAVLWFALSGCARSNGVLNAGYLCFQTMHQAYDAVFLQKRAHLAVKVLIVGALRCICIFIPFIAFQAYGYYNICHGHSLDEMRPWCKAKIPLLYSYIQSHYWGVGFLRYFQLKQLPNFLLASPILSLAVCSVLHYVRSQPEIFFSLGFRASNGEKRPTASPLSLDRVPESTSSHLKEKSSAKMQDKYTVRQRKQRIKGDNYVLLDEYDSLEKPRYLSTFIVPCTLHLLFMAATAFFVMHVQVSTRFLSASPPLYWFASHLLISPGTGKRWGYMIWTYSTAYILLGSLLFSNFYPFT, from the exons ATGTCAAAAACCCTAGAATCTCCACGAAATCACCAAAccctaaaaatcatcaaatcagCAATCACTTCAAGACTTCTCCTTTTATCACTAATCCTCCTCTGTCGCACCCTCATTGATCCATACGACACGTCGTCCCCTCTGGACCCCAATTGCCTCTCCACAGACCATCAACAACAAGAACGACATGTCATTCAATTTCCTCGAATTGGGTCTGCAATAGAGGACAGTATTGTATGGGATAGTGTCTATTTTGTGAGAATTGCTCAATGTGGGTATGAATATGAGCAAACTTATGCGTTTTTGCCTTTGCTTCCTGCTTGCGTTGTCCTCTTGTCACGTACAG TTTTAGTGCCGCTGGTTTCAGTTATTGGGCACAGGGCTGTGCTTGCATTGGCGGGTTATTTGGTTAATAATGTTGCATTTGTGCTCGCGGCAGTTTATTTTCACAG GGTTTCAGTTATTATTTTGAAGGACCCTGAAGCAGCATTTCAagcttcaattttgttttgcttcaaTCCAGCTTCCATATTTTATTCATCAAT ATACACTGAGAGTTTATATGCCTTATTATCTCTGGGAGGGTTGTACTACTTAATAACTGGTGCAAGTAATGTAGCTGTTCTTTGGTTTGCTCTCTCTGGCTGTGCAAGGTCAAATGGAGTGCTTAATGCTGGCTATCTCTGTTTTCAGACCATGCATCAAGCTTATGATGCTGTATTCCTACAAAAACGTGCTCAT TTGGCAGTGAAGGTTCTCATTGTCGGAGCACTGCGTTGCATATGTATTTTCATTCCCTTTATTGCGTTTCAAGCATATGGCTACTACAATATCTGTCATGGGCATTCCTTGGATGAAATGAGGCCTTGGTGCAAAGCCAAAATACCTTTGCTGTACAGTTATATCCAAAGTCACTATTG GGGAGTAGGTTTCTTGAGATATTTTCAGTTGAAGCAGCTGCCAAACTTTCTCCTTGCATCACCAATATTATCTCTGGCAGTTTGCTCCGTTCTCCATTACGTGAGGTCACAGCCTGAGATATTTTTCTCACTGGGTTTTCGAGCTTCTAATGGAGAGAAAAGGCCTACAGCTTCACCGTTGTCTCTAGATAGAGTTCCAGAATCAACCAGCTCTCATTTGAAGGAGAAATCCTCTGCTAAAATGCAAG ATAAATACACTGTTAGGCAGAGGAAGCAGAGGATCAAAGGGGATAATTATGTACTCCTGGATGAATATGATTCATTAGAGAAGCCCAGATACTTGTCTACATTTATTGTCCCATGCACTCTGCACCTGTTGTTCATGGCAGCCACAGCATTTTTTGTCATGCATGTACAG GTGTCCACTCGTTTCTTGTCAGCCAGTCCTCCTCTCTATTGGTTTGCATCACACTTACTGATATCTCCTGGTACTGGTAAGAGATGGGGATACATGATCTGGACATATTCTACAGCCTACATCCTTCTTGGCAGTTTGCTCTTTTCAAACTTCTACCCTTTCACTTGA
- the LOC133700617 gene encoding uncharacterized protein LOC133700617 isoform X1 → MSKTLESPRNHQTLKIIKSAITSRLLLLSLILLCRTLIDPYDTSSPLDPNCLSTDHQQQERHVIQFPRIGSAIEDSIVWDSVYFVRIAQCGYEYEQTYAFLPLLPACVVLLSRTVLVPLVSVIGHRAVLALAGYLVNNVAFVLAAVYFHRFCNGIWEWISSLEYSVFDNRHDPEAAFQASILFCFNPASIFYSSIYTESLYALLSLGGLYYLITGASNVAVLWFALSGCARSNGVLNAGYLCFQTMHQAYDAVFLQKRAHLAVKVLIVGALRCICIFIPFIAFQAYGYYNICHGHSLDEMRPWCKAKIPLLYSYIQSHYWGVGFLRYFQLKQLPNFLLASPILSLAVCSVLHYVRSQPEIFFSLGFRASNGEKRPTASPLSLDRVPESTSSHLKEKSSAKMQDKYTVRQRKQRIKGDNYVLLDEYDSLEKPRYLSTFIVPCTLHLLFMAATAFFVMHVQVSTRFLSASPPLYWFASHLLISPGTGKRWGYMIWTYSTAYILLGSLLFSNFYPFT, encoded by the exons ATGTCAAAAACCCTAGAATCTCCACGAAATCACCAAAccctaaaaatcatcaaatcagCAATCACTTCAAGACTTCTCCTTTTATCACTAATCCTCCTCTGTCGCACCCTCATTGATCCATACGACACGTCGTCCCCTCTGGACCCCAATTGCCTCTCCACAGACCATCAACAACAAGAACGACATGTCATTCAATTTCCTCGAATTGGGTCTGCAATAGAGGACAGTATTGTATGGGATAGTGTCTATTTTGTGAGAATTGCTCAATGTGGGTATGAATATGAGCAAACTTATGCGTTTTTGCCTTTGCTTCCTGCTTGCGTTGTCCTCTTGTCACGTACAG TTTTAGTGCCGCTGGTTTCAGTTATTGGGCACAGGGCTGTGCTTGCATTGGCGGGTTATTTGGTTAATAATGTTGCATTTGTGCTCGCGGCAGTTTATTTTCACAG GTTTTGCAATGGCATCTGGGAATGGATTTCATCGCTTGAATACTCTGTGTTTGATAATCGGCAT GACCCTGAAGCAGCATTTCAagcttcaattttgttttgcttcaaTCCAGCTTCCATATTTTATTCATCAAT ATACACTGAGAGTTTATATGCCTTATTATCTCTGGGAGGGTTGTACTACTTAATAACTGGTGCAAGTAATGTAGCTGTTCTTTGGTTTGCTCTCTCTGGCTGTGCAAGGTCAAATGGAGTGCTTAATGCTGGCTATCTCTGTTTTCAGACCATGCATCAAGCTTATGATGCTGTATTCCTACAAAAACGTGCTCAT TTGGCAGTGAAGGTTCTCATTGTCGGAGCACTGCGTTGCATATGTATTTTCATTCCCTTTATTGCGTTTCAAGCATATGGCTACTACAATATCTGTCATGGGCATTCCTTGGATGAAATGAGGCCTTGGTGCAAAGCCAAAATACCTTTGCTGTACAGTTATATCCAAAGTCACTATTG GGGAGTAGGTTTCTTGAGATATTTTCAGTTGAAGCAGCTGCCAAACTTTCTCCTTGCATCACCAATATTATCTCTGGCAGTTTGCTCCGTTCTCCATTACGTGAGGTCACAGCCTGAGATATTTTTCTCACTGGGTTTTCGAGCTTCTAATGGAGAGAAAAGGCCTACAGCTTCACCGTTGTCTCTAGATAGAGTTCCAGAATCAACCAGCTCTCATTTGAAGGAGAAATCCTCTGCTAAAATGCAAG ATAAATACACTGTTAGGCAGAGGAAGCAGAGGATCAAAGGGGATAATTATGTACTCCTGGATGAATATGATTCATTAGAGAAGCCCAGATACTTGTCTACATTTATTGTCCCATGCACTCTGCACCTGTTGTTCATGGCAGCCACAGCATTTTTTGTCATGCATGTACAG GTGTCCACTCGTTTCTTGTCAGCCAGTCCTCCTCTCTATTGGTTTGCATCACACTTACTGATATCTCCTGGTACTGGTAAGAGATGGGGATACATGATCTGGACATATTCTACAGCCTACATCCTTCTTGGCAGTTTGCTCTTTTCAAACTTCTACCCTTTCACTTGA
- the LOC133701143 gene encoding non-specific lipid transfer protein GPI-anchored 14-like, which translates to MGSKNGVTTSAISYILVLLMLVGSAKSDFQQDRAECADQLVGLSTCLPYASGDAKAPTLDCCSGLKQVLDKSKKCLCVLIKDRDNPNLGIKFNVSLVAKLPSLCHSPVNVTECIDLLHLPANSPDAKFFEGFANITQSGSIDAPVGSGSSTGSNPSSAAEKSGDERPANRWLVAEIVCGSLLLAFTSLGF; encoded by the exons ATGGGCTCAAAAAATGGCGTGACTACCTCAgcaatttcatatattttggtGCTGTTGATGCTAGTTGGTTCTGCAAAATCAGACTTTCAGCAAGACAGAGCAGAATGTGCAGACCAACTAGTGGGTTTGTCCACATGTCTTCCATATGCCAGTGGTGATGCTAAAGCTCCTACCCTAGATTGTTGCAGTGGTCTTAAACAGGTGTTGGATAAGAGTAAGAAATGCCTTTGTGTCCTAATTAAAGATCGTGATAATCCCAATCTTGGTATCAAGTTCAATGTTAGTCTTGTTGCTAAACTTCCTAGCTTGTGCCATTCACCTGTTAATGTAACAGAATGCATCG ATCTTCTGCACTTGCCTGCTAACTCACCAGACGCAAAGTTCTTCGAAGGATTTGCAAACATCACACAATCTGGAAGTATCGATGCCCCAGTTGGCAGTG ggAGTTCAACTGGCAGTAACCCAAGTTCAGCTGCAGAGAAGAGTGGTGATGAGAGGCCAGCAAATAGATGGCTTGTGGCAGAGATCGTGTGTGGATCATTACTACTGGCTTTCACATCTCTTGGTTTCTGA